Within the Gloeobacter kilaueensis JS1 genome, the region AACACCAGCCCTGGCACGGTCGGCTGCTGAGGCGAAATTTGATCGCCAGGCCCATCCGGCTGCTGAGAGTCACGTGGTCCCACAGCTTCCACACTGCTCTGCTCAAAGTAGTGCTGATAAAGCACATCCCGTATCTCGTCGGAGCGCGAACCTTTGGGACTGCCGAGCAACCGTTCGTACAGCTTCCTCTGCCTGACATCGTTCAGGCTGAATCGAATGCGGATCTCCTCAAAAGCCATGCTGCTCTCCTCAGGCAACTGACAGTGCGGATCGTTCTTGCAACCAGTGATAGAGTCCCCGCACGTTGGCCATGCGAGGCTCAGGACAAACCATCAGCAAGCCTCTGGGTTCCGGTTCGGTCGCCATCTCGATTACCCTTTCGGTCGCCATCCCAAACTTTCTGCTGAAGTGCTCGGCAAAGGCAGGCAGCACGGTCGTGGCACCGCCGCCGGTCAGCACCACCCGCCCTAGCGTCACCCCCTTCCAGGTCGTGGGCACCAGGTTGAAAATCTTCTCGCCGTAGGTGCGCATCGTCATCTGCAAGATGCGCTGCAGGTCGATCACCTCGTTCATCCGCCGGATCTCGCCCGCCCCCGACATATACAGCCGCTCGATCATCAGGTCGCCTGGAAAATCGCCGGTCATCCTTGCCACCTCCTGGCCGAGGAGTCCGTAGAACATCCGCATCCCCTCGTCCCGGTGGACGGAGCGCTCGGCAACGAACTCGTCATTCTCTACCAGACACAAACCCACCGTAGAGTGCCCGACATCGACGATGCCCACCGTTTCATGCGCCCCCAACAGCCCGAGGCTCCTCAGGTGGAGGTACGTGCAGTAGCCCTCCGGCAGCACCCGGTTCGGATCGAGTTCTACCCTGACCCTGTAACTGCTCTTGCCCAGGGCGAAGGCATGCTCGCCAGAAAGCAACTGAGCCAGTGCGTCGCGGTGCGTCGCCCACATCTGCACCGGCAGTGAGCTGCC harbors:
- a CDS encoding ParM/StbA family protein — encoded protein: MHLRIALDVGMGAFKYCSQLHGQKLVGLIDSAVAPPREPGFGQKPFLQVTMSSECRIVGSDARASEFARACWGGGKVSQDVKLLAMAALGKICECLSYDQLHVTLGSSLPVQMWATHRDALAQLLSGEHAFALGKSSYRVRVELDPNRVLPEGYCTYLHLRSLGLLGAHETVGIVDVGHSTVGLCLVENDEFVAERSVHRDEGMRMFYGLLGQEVARMTGDFPGDLMIERLYMSGAGEIRRMNEVIDLQRILQMTMRTYGEKIFNLVPTTWKGVTLGRVVLTGGGATTVLPAFAEHFSRKFGMATERVIEMATEPEPRGLLMVCPEPRMANVRGLYHWLQERSALSVA